The Streptomyces rimosus genomic interval GGCGCGCATCCGGTGTGCCGCTCACCGACCGCATGCCGGAACCGGCTGGTGAGCAGGCCCTTCGTACCGACGAGCCGGCTCCCGTACCCGAACCGGCGTCGGCCGCAGGGCGGGAAGCGGGCGGCGGGCGGCCGGTGCTGGCGCTGGTGGAGTTCGACCGGTCGGGCGGCTGAGGCCGGGCCGGTGCGGCCGGCGTCGAGGCCGGTGCCGCAGGGGGGCGCGGGACGGTCCGGATCATCCGGGCCGCCCGGGCCCCGTCCGACGGCTCATGGCGCCCGTACGGGCCCGCCCGGCGCCGTCCGTACCGCATACGCGCCCCGCGGCCGGCCCGTACACCGCGGGACCGTACCGGCGCCGCGCGTGGCGGCGACACGGCCGTACGGCGACGAGCGGTCCCGTGGGACCAATTCCGGTGGCCCATACGGTCCCGGGCCGTGGACGGGCCCCTCGGCGGCCCGTGAGGCGGAAGCACACCCGGGGCCCCTGGTGCGCGGCGCGGTGCGCAGCCCAGTCGTCTAGGCTCGCGCCGGAACGCGTCCGTACGCCCAGGATCGACCAGGAGAACGCCTCGCCATGGCCAAGAAGCGCCGCCCCCAGACCAAGGCCGCAGCACCGCAGATCAAGGACGGCGAGGTGCCCGTCGTCGGGGCACGCGAGCCCTGCCCCTGTGGCTCGGGCCGCCGCTACAAGGCGTGCCACGGCCGGACCGCGGCACATGCCGTGACCGAGCTGGTGCAGCGTCCCTTCGAGGGCCTTCAGGGCGAGTGCGACTGGGTGGCGCTGCGCGAGCTGGTGCCCGCCGCCACCGTCGAGCTGACGCTCAAGGACGGGCTGCCGGAGGGCGTCCCGTCGGTGACGCTGGCGACCGTCCTGCCCATGGCCTGGCCCGCGCTGCGCCGCGACAACGGCGCCGTCCTGCTCGGCCTCCAGAACGACACCGCCTCGGGCGACCTCAGCCGCGACCTCGCCGACACGCTGCGGCGCGCGCTGGCCGCCGAGCCGGGCACCCCGGTAGCCGCCGAGCGCGCCGCGGCGGACGGCCCGCGCCTGCAGGACCTGCTGGACCCGGCCGCCCCGTTCGAGCCGCAGGTCCACAGCGGCTTCGAGTTCTGGGTGGAGGACGCCGAGAACGCGACGGGCGAGGTCGCCGCCTCCCTGGAGCGCGCGAACGCCGCGGCCATCCCGACCGAGCGGCTGGCCGGTCTGGAGGGCGCGTACTGGTGCGAGACGCCCGAGAAGAACCACCTGCGCTGGGTGATGGCCCACCCGGAGGAGAAGCTGCTGGACGCGCTGGCCCGGCTGCACGCCGCCGGCGCCTCCTCGCTGGGCGAAGGCACCCGTCTGGTCGGGTCGTTCCGGGCGCACGGCCTGGTCGTACCGGTCTGGGACCTGCCGTCCGGCATGAGCGCCGACGACGTGGCCAAGCCCGCCGCCGCCTTCGCCGAGCGGCTCGCCACGGCGCTCGCCTCGGACGCGCCGCTGACGCCGGAGGAGCGCCGCGCCCGCGGCGGGCTCACCAACCGTCAGGTGACGCTGAGCTGACCGCGGTCGGCGGTCCGTGGCCGACGGGCGCGCCGCGGGCCGCCGGACCGTGACCGGGAACGTGACTCTGGTCACAACTCGCCGTACCGACCGGTAAATACGCGTCCGGAATTCCACGATCGAATTTGCGAACCGCGGATCTCTTGTTACCGTTCTAGGAGCCCGGTCGCTGGTGCATCCCCCGTCGCCAGCGACCGGGCGCTTCCATGTCCGCGTCCGGAGGACCGGCGGACCGCCCCGGCCCGATCCCGGGAGGGCGCCCGGACGGACCTGTGGCAACCCCGCCCGGCCCGCTCCGCACCGTCCGGCTCCCGCAGCCCCGCACGCCGCTCCCCGGCCACCAGGGACGTTCCCGGAGCGCCAGGCCCGCCCCCGTACCGTCATTGGTCCGAACCACGCCCGTACGTCGGCGCATTGCTGCCGGCGCGCAGCAGCTTGCGCTCGCCCCGCGCGTCGGCGACCTCCGCCACCGCGGTGTACGGCGCCACGCCGCCGCCCACGGTCGGCTCGCGCGGGGTTTCGCAGGTCCCGGGCTCGTCACCGGCCGGAATCTCGCAGTACGCCTGGACGGTCCGGCCGTCCGGCCGCATCAGGGTCAGCACGGCCCGCAGGGGCCCGCCGGACGTGTTGCGGTAGTACGTACGCGCCCAGGACCGTCCCCCTTCGGCGAGAACACATGTCTGAGCTTCCACTCCTTCGGGTGAAGCCAGTTCCGGCCCGCAGTGGGCCTTCCGGTGGCCGGCGGCCGTCTGCGCCGCACCCGTGCCCGCACCTGTACGCGCCCCCGCGCTCGGCGCGCCGGGCAGGCCGGTACGTACCGGAGTTTGACCGTCCGATTGTGGAGCGGTTGCGAAGCCGTCCGGGGCCGACCGTTCAGATTCAGCCGGACCCGCGGTCGCTGCGGCCAGCGGCAGCGCGACGGCGAGCGCCACCGTGCTGGCCAGCGCGATCATGCGGAGGTTCGGCGCACGCTCCATAAGACCCACCTGCGGTTGTCAGGGCGAGGGATTGACCGCCGGATTGACGGTCCGCCGAACATATCGGGCCGGAACGGGCACATAACGGGCCCGCGCCCCCGAATCCCCGCCACTACCGGGCTGCTCACACTCATACGAGTGAACCGCCCGCGCGTTCTTACGCCGCAGCGAGCGGTTCGGGGTGCCGGTGGTCCGGACGGTCGGAGGAGATCCGGACGGTCGGAGGGGGTTCCGGGAGGGGGGCGCGTCCCGGAGGGACGTTTCGGGGGAGGGGTTCCGGGGGCGGGGGGCCGAGGGACGGGGATTCCGAAGGACGGGGATTCCGAGGGGCAGGGAGCAAAAACCCCGCGCCTTCAGTACGCGAGCCGGCTTCCCCCGTCCGGGGCACTGGTGCTCGCGGTGACCAGGGCGTCCACGATGGTCTCCACCTGCGGCAGCCAGGGGGCGGCCGCTCCGGTGCCCGGCGAGCGCTCCCAGCGGACCTTGCCCGCGCCGATCTGCGAGGGCGGCAGGACGACGTAACCGCCCTCGCCGTGGAAGCGCAGCGAACTGGGCACCCAGTCCCGGGAGTGCAGCAACTCGCCCAGCTCCGCGAGGGAGTACGGGGCGACCAGCAGCGACCAGCGGGTGGGGGTGGCGACGACCGGGCCGACCCGGACGCCGAAGTGGTCGAGCGCGGCCAGGGCCCGCGCGCCGGCGACGGCCGGCAGGCTGAGCGCGCAGGGCGCACGGCCTCCGGTGGCCAGGAGGAGGGGCGCGGTAGGCCGGTTGGTCCACCACCAACGCACCATGCGGGCATCGGTGGTGGCCGCGAACAGGCCGGGGTCGAAGGGGTGGGCGCCGGGCACCACGCAGTCCGGATCCGGACAGCTGCACGGGCGCGTCCCGCGCTCGGCGCGGCCGTGCCGCCCCCCGGACGGTTTGCCGCCCGCCTGTTTCCCGCCGGTCCGCAGTCCGACGCCCGGGAGTACGGGCCACTGCCACTCGGTGGCACAGTGGAGTGCCGCACCGAGCAGTGCCTGCCTTCCGCCGCGCCGGAGCTGGAGCTTGCGTCGCCTTCCGAGGATCTCGCGCATGAGCGCTCGTTCCTTTCCGTTAACGCCGAGGGCTATGTCCATCGCACTACATGCCGGTTCGTGCCGCTGCGTGGTGTGTCACGGCTCCTGCGAACCCCTGAACGCCACGTGGATCTGTGGTCACTGCGTGTACGGAGCAGCGCATCACGCCATACGCCGAGCGTGGAACGTGGCGGAGGGTGGCGCGCGCATGGCGCTTGCTTGTCCCGTGGAGCAGATCCGCCACTTGGGGGTGCGGTGCGGCGCGGTCGTCGAGGTGTTAGACGCCCGTGCCCGTCGGAGAGTTCCGGCGCGGCTCCAACTGACCCCGCACCTTTCCGAGTACGTACCCGCCATGGTGGTGATGACGCACTGTCGAACGCCGCCAGTCGACCTCAAATTGACGTTCGGGGGGATATTTTCCGGCCAACTTCCCCGTCTCGTTGACACCACAAACCCCACGGGGACAATGCTGGACATCGTGTCACCGGGGCGTGTACATGTGGAGGCATTGATAGCGGAGCAACATGACATGGGGGTTTGCGATGCTATTGAGGAAATTGAGCAGTTCGAAACACTACTCAACACGACTCAACAAAGTGCCGCTTCCCTCGCCACCAAGCGGCCTGACCTGGGGCTTTGAGCGGCACTGCGTAAGCCGTCGGCCATGACCACCCCTCACGTTCCGAAAGTGGCTGGAATCGAACCAGCACTTCCCGCCCCCACGCACACTGCCGAGTCCGCAACCGCACCAGCCCCTGCGGACACCCCGACCGAGGCCCGCTCCGCGGCCGTCCAGGACCGGCTCGCCGGCTGGATCTCCGACCTGACCACGCTGCACGACCTCACCGAGCGGCTGGCCCGTACACAGACCCTCGAAGCCGCTCTCCAGGAGCTGCTGCGCGCCGGTGCTTCCCTGGTGGGCGCCCGGCGCGGACTGGTGGTCCTCGAACCGCGCGACGGCCGGGGCCCGGACACCACCGTCGGCCTCGGACTGGGGCAGGCGGACATCGGCCACATCGAGACCGTGCCGCGCCGCGCGCTCTCCTTCGGCCGCATCCTCGACGGGCTGCCCGAGCCGGACGGGCGCGAGCACGGCCCTCGTGACCACCCTCGTGACCGGCCCGACGCACACCAGGACGGCGGTCCGGCGGCCTCCGCGCCCCCGGACGGCACGCCCCCGGACGGCTCCGGCTGCGTCGCCTGCGGGCGCGGCGACATCGCCCAGCCCGACATCCCCGGCGAGCCCGGCCTCGACCCCCGCCTGCGCGAGGTCGCAGCGCGCCTCGGGTACGCGGCCAGTTACGCCGTGCCGCTGGACGCCGACCCGGTCGGCCGCTTCGGCGCCGCGGTCTGGCTCTACGACGAACCCGCCGAGCCCGCCGAGCGGCAGCGCCACCTCGTCGGCCTCTACCTCGGATACGCCACCGCCCACCTCGCCCGCCTCCTGGAACTGCACCGCCAGCGGCAGACCGTGGCCACACTGCGCGAGGAGCTGCTGCCCAGCCGGCTGCCCCGTGTTCCCGGCGTGCGGCTCGCGGTACGGCACGGCGCCGGGCCGCTCGGCGGCGGCGACTGGTACGACGCGCTGCCGCTGCCGGACGGCGCGCTGGGCCTGGCGGTCGGCTCCGTCACCGGCTCGGGGCCGGGCGCGGTGGCCGCCATGGGACGGTTGCGCGCCTCGCTGCGGGCGTACGCGGTGATGGAGGGCGAGGACCCGGTCGCGGTCCTCTCCGACCTCGAACTGCTGCTGCGGCTGACCGAGCCGGCCCGGAGCGCCACGGCGCTGTTCGCCTTCGCGGAGGCGCCGCCGGGCGGGCCGGGCGGGCCGAACGGGCCGGGTACACCGGGGTCCGTACCCGGTGCGTACGGGACGTACGGGCCGGGCAGCGCCACGGCCGCCCGCCGGATCGTGCTGGCCGGTGCGGGCCACTGCCCGCCGCTGATCATCGGCGACCGGCGCACCGAGTACGTGGAGACCTCGCTGTCCGCGCCGCTGGGCATGCTGGCCTGCTGGGAAGCGCCGAGCGTGGAGCTGGCACCGGCGCCAGGAGAAACCCTTCTTCTCTACAGTGACGGGCTGTTGCGCCGCACCGGCGAATCGATGGACCGCGCCTTCGCCCGGCTCCACTCGGCCGCCGCCGGCGTACCCCGGGCCGTACGCCACGACCCCGACGCGCTCGTGGACCATCTGCTGCGGACGCTGCTGCCGCACGGGATCGACGACCCGGAGTCCCCGGAGGACGTGGTGCTGCTCGCGGCGTACTTCGAGTGAGGGCCGCGGCCGGTCCACTGATCGGCCTGGCGTGGGGGCCTCGTCCGGGCCGCGCCGAAGGCGGGCCGGGCGTCGCCGCGGGCCCTCGTACCGCCCTGCCCGACCTGTCCGATATCTCACCGCTTCCGACCCCTGGACCCCGTTCCCTTCGCACTTACGATGGAACGCGGTGCAGTCTTACAAGGAGGCATAGTGACCGACGAGCTCACGCCGGAGACCCCGGACGAGGACGAGCAGCCGATCAAGCAGCGTAAGAACGGCCTTTACCCGGGCGTATCGGATGAGCTCGCCGCGAGCATGAAGACGGGCTGGGCGGACACCGAGCTGCGCGACCTGGAGCCCATCGAGCAGGCGCCGAACACGGCCCGGCGGCGCGAGGCACTGTCCCGCCGCTTCCCCGGCGAGCGCCTGGTGATCCCGGCGGGCAACCTGAAGACCCGCTCCAACGACACCGAGTACGACTTCCGCGCCGCGACCGAGTACGTCCACCTCACGGGCGACCAGACCGAGGACAGCGTGCTCGTCCTGGAGCCCCGCGAGAACGGCGAGGGCCACGACGCGACCCTCTACCGGCTGCCCCGCTCCAACCGCGAGAACGGCGAGTTCTGGCTGGACGGCATGGGCGAGCTGTGGGTCGGCCGCCGCAACAGCCTGGCCGAGGCCGCCGCGCTGCTCGGCGTGGACTGCGCGGACGTGCGCGAGCTGGCCGGCGCGCTGCGCGAGGCCACCGGCCCGGTCCGCGTGGTGCGCGGCCACGACGCCGGCATCGAGGCGGCGCTGGCCGACAAGGTCACCGCCGAGCGCGACGAAGAGCTGCGGGTGTACCTCTCCGAGGCGCGCCTGATCAAGGACGAGTTCGAGATCGGCGAGCTGCAGAAGGCGGTCGACTCGACCGTGCGCGGTTTCGAGGACGTCGTGAAGGTCCTCGACAAGGCCGAGGCGACCAGCGAGCGCTACATCGAGGGAACGTTCTTCCTGCGCGCCCGCGTCGAGGGCAACGACGTCGGTTACGGCTCGATCTGCGCCGCCGGGCCGCACGCCACCACGCTGCACTGGGTCCGCAACAACGGCCAGGTCCGCTCCGGCGACCTGCTCCTGCTGGACGCGGGCGTGGAGACGAACACCCTCTACACCGCGGACGTCACCCGTACGCTGCCGATCAACGGCACGTACACCGACCTCCAGCGCAAGATCTACGACGCGGTGTACGAGGCCCAGGAGGCCGGCATCGCGGCGGTCAAGCCGGGCGCCGCGTTCCGCGACTTCCACGACGCGGCGCAGCGCGTGCTCGCCGAGAAGCTGGTCGAGTGGGGCCTGGTCGAGGGCCCGGTCGACCGGGTGCTGGAGCTGGGGCTGCAGCGCCGCTGGACGCTGCACGGCACCGGCCACATGCTCGGCCTGGACGTGCACGACTGCGCCGTCGCCCGTACGGAGACGTACGTGAACGGGACGCTGGAGGCCGGCATGGTGCTGACCGTCGAGCCCGGTCTGTACTTCCAGGCGGACGACCTGACCGTCCCGGAGGAGTACCGCGGCATCGGCGTCCGTATCGAGGACGACATCCTCGTCACCGAGGACGGCAACCGGAACCTGTCCGCCGCGCTGCCGCGCCGCTCGGACGAGGTCGAGGCGTGGATGGCCCGGCTGACCCGCCAGCGGGCCTGATCACGGCCGTACACGGAATCGGCTGACCGGATACCGGGTCGGCTGACCGGATACGGAACCGGCTGACCGGAGGCGGTCGGTGGCCCCGCGCGGGGTCACCGGCCGCCTCCGGCGTTTCCGGGTTCCGCGTTCCGGGGTTCGGCGCTTTGAAGATCCGCGGTGCCGGGTTCCGCGTCCTGCGATTCGGCGCTCTGAAGTTCGGCGTTCCCGGGTTTTGCGTCCTGCGGCCCGCGCGTGAAGATCCCGGCCCGGGCGGCCGTCCAGGCGGCCTCGGCGGCGCGGTCGGCCAGCCGCAGGTCGATGGGGCGGCGGGCGATCAGCAGCCGGTAGTAGAAGGGCGCGCCCAGGGCGGCCATGATCTCGTCGGCGTCGGCGCCGCCGGCCAGTTCGCCGCGCTCCACGGCGCGGTGCACCATACGGCCGGCCAGCCGCAGCCGCTCCTCGAAGAACTCCCGCAGCACATCGGCGGCGGCGGGCTCGCGCGCGGCGGCGGAGACCACCGCCTCCAGCAGCCCGCGAAAGCGCGGCTCCGCGTAGAAGGCGGCGATCGAGCGGGCCAGCGCGCGCAGGTCGTCCGCGAGCGCCCCGGTGTCCGGGAGCGGCACCTCGGCGCTGATGTCGACCATCAGCTCGCAGACGATCCGCTCGATGGTGCGCCAGCGGCGGTAGATCGTCGCGGCGTGCACGCCGGAGCGCTGGGCGATCCGCTCCACGGTGAGCGCCGCGTACCCGCCGTCCCCCAGCTCCTGGAAGGCCGCGTCCAGCACGGCTTGTCGCGTTCGCGCGGTACGTCCCCCCGGCCGGGACGCGCCGGGAGGTGGCTGCGCTGTGTTCAAGGCGGCTCCGTATTGCAGTGCGAGTTCCGGCCACGTATCGTCCAGAACGCTAACGCGAGTCGTCTCGCGTTAGAGCTGGGTGTGCGCGGATCCCGCGGCAAACGGGGACGCGGCGGGGGACGTCCTCCCCTTGCGGGACCGCGCCGCTCGGCGGTCTCCGGGGCGGGACGGGCGCGGTCCGGGCGCGCGTCGGGCGACGGTTCCCCGTACTTCTTCGGCATGTCGCGTCCGCGCGGGGCGGCGGCGCCGGCCCACGGGCGGAACTCCCCCCTCACGACGCCATCAGTGGCACCTCCTCCTTCCACTTGAGGATCTTGTCGAAGCTGACCACCGCACCGCACCGCCCGGAGCGGTTGCGGTAACGGACGTGGTCGGTCAGGGCCTCGATCAGAAACAGCCCCCGTCCGTGTTCGGCCTGGGCCGGGGCGGGGGCTGCCATGGGTGGGGGCGGCGCGGCGGTATCGGGCGTGCCGCTCCGCCCGGGGCGCTTGGGCCTGCGGGTCCGCTCCCGGAAACCGGGACCGGAATCGGTGACTTCGATACGGCAGGTGTCGCCGTTGATGAAGGCGGTGACCCGGTAGTCCTCCGTGGCGGCGTCGCCACCGTGTTCGACGGCGTTCGCACACGCTTCGGAGAGGGCGACGGACAGGTCGTGGGAGATGTCCGGGTCCACCCCGGCCGTCTCCATCGTGCCCAGCAGGAGCCGCCGGGCGAGCGGGACGCTCGCGGCCTCGCGCCGCAGATGCAGGGACCACCAGATGCTCATCGCTGTAGCCTCCTGGTCGCGGCTCGACATATCGATACGTATTGCCGGGGCGCATGGTCCGTAAGCGTGCGCGGGACGTGACTCCGCCCATTCGGCGGATGTACCGGCGACGCCCGCCGGTGTAACGGGTCGGGGCATGCGCCCGCGTGCGCCCCGGCGCCCGTGGTGATCGCGCCGGCGCCGCCCCGGCGCGCGCCCCGGCCCTGACCTGCCCGTACCGGAATGGCGCGATCCGCCGGGTACGCAGCGGCGGACCTGCCGTACGGGAGCGGTGGGCGCAGTGGGATGATGGCGCCGCCATGACTGCCCCGTCCGACCCCGAAGAGCGCGCCGCCGCGGACCTGCGGCTGCTGAGGGCCGCGGTGTTCACCGCGGTCTGTGTCGCGCTGTCCGCGGCCGGGCACATGATCGGGTCGTGCGCCGCGGTCCCGGTGTGGACGCTGGGCGTGGGCTGCGCGGCGGTGTTCGCCGTCGCCGCTCCGCTGGCCGGCCGGGAGCGCTCCCTGCCGGGCATCGCCGTGGCGCTGGCCGTCGGGCAGCTCGCGCTGCACTCCGTCTTCGCGCTGGGCCAGCACCGTATGGCCGCGGCGCCGATGTCCGCCCCGGCGTCCGGCGGCCTCTCCGACGAGGCAGCCATCGCCTTCGCACGGCATGTGACCTGCGGGCTCGGGGCCGGGCGGCTGGACGGCGCCGAGGCGCGCCGCATCCTGGACGTCTCCGCGATCGGCCCGGCGGGCCCCGGCACCGCCGGGCACGTCATGGACCAGGCCGCCACGTCGGCCCCGGCGGCGCACGGGCTGCTGCCCTCGCTGCCGATGCTGCTGGCGCACCTGCTCGCGGCGCTCGCCGCCGGCTGGCTGCTGCGCCGCGGCGAGGCCGCCCTGTGGCGCCTCGTACGGCTGTCCGCGCCCGCGGCGCGGGAAGCGGCGGCCGTGGCGGAAGCGCTCGTCGGCGCGCTGCGCGGCACGCTGGCGCTCGTACGCGTCCTGTGCGCCGGGCTCCTGGGCGCCGTGGACGCCCGTCCCGTGGCGCGTTTTTCGTACGGCGATGACCAAGCCCGCCCGAAGGAACTCGCCCTCCAGCACAGTGTCGTCAGGCGGGGCCCGCCCGCCCTGGCCCTGGCGGCCTGACGACACCCACCGCACATCCCGCAGCAGGACCGGGCACGCCCCGGCGCACGGGAGGAGCCGGTGTGCGCCGTCGTCGCCGCACGCGCGCCAGCCGATTCCTTCCCTCTTCCCTCCTGCCTGTGGAGTGCTTTCCGCCATGTCCGAGTACACCGCCGTACCGTCACAGCCCACTGCCGAACCGTCACCGTCCGCCGCGCGCACCGCGCACTCCGGCCGTCGCGGCCGGCTCGCCCGCCGCCTGCCCGTCGTCGGCGGCCTCGCCGCGGGCAGCGTGCTGCTGCTCGCCGTACCCGCCTTCGCGCACGTCAGCGTGCAGCCGGGCCAGGCCGAGCAGGGCGGCTACGCGACGATCAACTTCAAGGTCCCCAACGAGCGCGACAACGCCTCGACCGTGAAGCTCGAAGTGACCCTGCCGGCCGACCACCCGCTGGCGTCCGCGATGCCGCAGCCGGTGCCGGGCTGGAAGATCGACGTCACCAAGTCCAAGCTCGACAAGCCCCTGGAGACGCACGGCAAGAAGCTCACCGAGGCCGTCTCGAAGATCACCTGGACCGCGGACGGCGGCAAGATCGCGCCGGGCCAGTTCCAGCAGTTCCCGGTCTCGGTGGGCCAGCTGCCCAAGACCGACCAGCTCGTCTTCAAGGCCCTCCAGACGTACGACAACGACGAGGTCGTACGTTGGATCGAGCCGGCCAAGGAGGGCGCGCCGGAGCCGGACAACCCGGCGCCGGTGCTCAAGCTGACCCCCGCGTCCGGTGACGGCCACGGCTCCGGCGGCGCCGACGCGAAGAACGCCGGCGGCGACGCGGGCGGCACCCGGCAGGCCGCCGCGGACGGCAGCGACACCACGGCGCGCGTCCTGGGCGGCGCCGGCATCGTCGTCGGCATCATCGGCATCGCGTTCGGCGTGCTCGCCGGCCGGCGCCGTGGTGCCTGACCCGACCCCGTGCCAGGGCCGGCGCCCGCGCGGCGCCGGTCCGGCACCCCGCTCCTGACCAACGGGACACACAGCAATGCGTAGTAGGAACCTGATCGCCGCCACCGTCGCGCTGGCCTCGGCACTGACCCTCGCCGCCTGCGACGGCGGCGGCGACAGCGACAAGCCCGCCGCCAGCGTCTCCGGGGGCACCCGCTCCCAGCCGATCGTCACCCTCGATCAGCCCGTGGAGAAGCCGGACCTGGTGCTGACCGACACCGAGGGCGAGAAGTACGACCTGATCGAGAAGACCAAGGGCCACCCGACGCTGATCTACTTCGGCTACACCCACTGCCCGGACGTCTGCCCGCTGACGATGAACAACATCGACGTGGCGATGCGGCAGCTGCCCAAGGCCGAACAGGACGACCTGCGCGTCGTCTTCGTGACGTCGGACCCCGAGCGCGACACCCCGGCCGCCCTCAAGAAGTGGCTGGGCGGCATCAACAAGAAGTTCGTCGGCCTGACCGGCTCGTTCGACACCATCCAGGCCGGCGCGCGCAGCGTGAACATCGGCATCGAGAAGCCCGTCAAGAAGAAGAACGGCGACGTGGTCTCCACGCACGGCGCGCAGGTGCTGCTCAGCTCCCCCAAGGACGACAAGATCCACTGGATGGGGATGCAGGACGCCGGCGTCGACCACTACTCCAAGGCACTTCCGAAGATCATCAAGGGACAGAACCCGTGAACCGCCGCACCACCCTCGCCGCCGCCCTCGCCCTGACCGCCGGATTCGCCCTCGCGGGCTGCGGCGGGGACAGCGCGCCGAAGCTCTCCGTCTCCGGCGCCTACATGCCGCAGCCGGTCGACCAGAACATGGCCGGCGGCTTCCTCGTCATCAAGAACTCCGGCGATACGGCCGACAAGCTCACCTCCGTCACCAGCGACGTGGCCAAGAGCGTCACCATCCACACGACCAAGGACAACAAGATGGAGGAGGTCAAGTCGCTGGACATACCCGCGGGCGGCGAGCTGGAACTCGCCCGCGGCGGCAATCACCTGATGTTCATGGGCCTGAAGAAGAAGCCGGCCGAGGGCCAGCAGGTCACCGTCGAGCTGCACTTCGACAAGTCGAAGCCGCTCAAGGTCGAGGTGCCGGTCAAGTCCGGCACCTACACCCCGAAGGACGACGGGGCCAAGACGGGCTCCGGCGGCGGGGGCTCGATGGATCACGGTTCCATGGACCACGGTTCGATGCAGCACGACGGCTCGCAGCACGAGGGATCCACCGAAGGCCACTCGCAGCACGACGCCAAGAAGTAGGGGGCGCCCGTCATGACCACCACCGTCCTCTGCGCACCGGGCTCCGGCGCCCGCGCTCCGGGCGCACGCCGTAAAGGCGCCCCGCGCACCCGCCGGTCGTCCGCGCTGCGCCTCCTGGTGCTCGCGGCGGCGCTGCTCGGCGTGCTCCTCGGAGGTGCCACGCCGGCCGGCGCGCACGCCGCGCTGACCGGCAGCACCCCCGCGCAGGGGTCGGTGGTGCAGAGCGCACCCGAGCAGGTCACGCTGACCTTCTCCGAGGGCGTCGCGATGGACGACGACTCGGTACGGGTCCTGGACCCGCAGGGCAAGCGGGTCGACCGCGGCAAGCTGCGCGACCTGTGCAGCGGCGAGACGGTCAAGTACGGCGCGGGGCTGCCGCCGGGCCTGCCGGACGGCACGTACACCGTCGCCTGGCAGGCGGTCTCCGCCGACAGCCACCCGGTCTCCGGTGCCTTCACCTTCTCGGTGGGCGCGCCGTCCGAGACCAGCGCCCCGCTGCCGCAGCAGGAGGCCGGCGGGGGTGTGGTCGGCGCGCTGTACGGCATCGCGCGCTACATCGCGTACGCAGGGTTCGTCGTCCTGGTGGGCGGCGCGGCCTTCGTCCTCGCCTGCCGTCCGGCCGCCGCGCGCGTACGGTCCGTACAGCGCCTGGTCTCCCGGGGCTGGGCCGCGCTGACCGCCGCGACGATCGCGATGCTGCTGCTGCGCACCCCGTACACGACGTCCGGGGACCTCGCCGACGTCTTCGACCTCGGTGGACTCCGGCAGGTCCTGGAGACCAAGCCGGGAGCCGCGCTGGTGGCCAGACTGCTGCTGCTCGCCGCCGCGGCCCTCTTCGTGGCCGTCCTCTTCGGCGCGTACGCCCGCGCGCAGGGAGATGAGGGGCGTACGGGGGAGGTCGAGCGCGCCGGGGAGGCCGAAGGGGCCAAGGAGGCCGGGGAAGCCACCGGGCAGGTCGAGCAGGGCCGGCGGCCCGAGGGCGCGAACGCTTCGGCCGACGCCGACCCGGACCCCGGCGCCCCCTCAACCCCCTCCACCCCCGACCCCAAGCACCGCAAGGACCTCACCTTCGGCCTGGCCGTCGGCGGCACCATCGTGGCCGTGGGCCTCGCCGCCACCTGGGCGATGGCCGAGCACGCCTCGACCGGCCTGCAGACGGCGGTCGCCATGCCCGTGGACGCCCTGCACCTGCTGGCCGTCGCCGCCTGGCTCGGCGGGCTGGCCGCGCTGCTGGTCTCCCTCTACAAGGGCCCGTCCGTGGCCCGCGCCGGTGTCCGGCGGTTCTCGCG includes:
- a CDS encoding SCO family protein encodes the protein MRSRNLIAATVALASALTLAACDGGGDSDKPAASVSGGTRSQPIVTLDQPVEKPDLVLTDTEGEKYDLIEKTKGHPTLIYFGYTHCPDVCPLTMNNIDVAMRQLPKAEQDDLRVVFVTSDPERDTPAALKKWLGGINKKFVGLTGSFDTIQAGARSVNIGIEKPVKKKNGDVVSTHGAQVLLSSPKDDKIHWMGMQDAGVDHYSKALPKIIKGQNP
- a CDS encoding YcnI family copper-binding membrane protein, whose translation is MSEYTAVPSQPTAEPSPSAARTAHSGRRGRLARRLPVVGGLAAGSVLLLAVPAFAHVSVQPGQAEQGGYATINFKVPNERDNASTVKLEVTLPADHPLASAMPQPVPGWKIDVTKSKLDKPLETHGKKLTEAVSKITWTADGGKIAPGQFQQFPVSVGQLPKTDQLVFKALQTYDNDEVVRWIEPAKEGAPEPDNPAPVLKLTPASGDGHGSGGADAKNAGGDAGGTRQAAADGSDTTARVLGGAGIVVGIIGIAFGVLAGRRRGA
- a CDS encoding copper resistance CopC/CopD family protein; this encodes MTTTVLCAPGSGARAPGARRKGAPRTRRSSALRLLVLAAALLGVLLGGATPAGAHAALTGSTPAQGSVVQSAPEQVTLTFSEGVAMDDDSVRVLDPQGKRVDRGKLRDLCSGETVKYGAGLPPGLPDGTYTVAWQAVSADSHPVSGAFTFSVGAPSETSAPLPQQEAGGGVVGALYGIARYIAYAGFVVLVGGAAFVLACRPAAARVRSVQRLVSRGWAALTAATIAMLLLRTPYTTSGDLADVFDLGGLRQVLETKPGAALVARLLLLAAAALFVAVLFGAYARAQGDEGRTGEVERAGEAEGAKEAGEATGQVEQGRRPEGANASADADPDPGAPSTPSTPDPKHRKDLTFGLAVGGTIVAVGLAATWAMAEHASTGLQTAVAMPVDALHLLAVAAWLGGLAALLVSLYKGPSVARAGVRRFSRLAFGSVLVVVATGVYQSWRQVGTWRALTDTSYGRLLLIKVTLVVVLVGVAWFSRRWTARLGEGPAPEAEAAAVLESVSARAEANAEPTAAAGGAGESARDIDPARAAQLARQRSALATARTKRIRDADPERSGLRRSVLAEASVAVVLLAVTTVLTSTEPARTEEAVKAVGAAGQSADANQPQVLNIPFDTGGARGKGTARIDLDPGRSGSANALHLRIADPDGRTQDIPEVKISFTLKDKKLGPLPVTLDHVSEGHWSARGVQLPVPGQWQLSLVVRTSDIDQVTETRNVKIN
- a CDS encoding copper chaperone PCu(A)C is translated as MNRRTTLAAALALTAGFALAGCGGDSAPKLSVSGAYMPQPVDQNMAGGFLVIKNSGDTADKLTSVTSDVAKSVTIHTTKDNKMEEVKSLDIPAGGELELARGGNHLMFMGLKKKPAEGQQVTVELHFDKSKPLKVEVPVKSGTYTPKDDGAKTGSGGGGSMDHGSMDHGSMQHDGSQHEGSTEGHSQHDAKK